In Candidatus Aegiribacteria sp., a single genomic region encodes these proteins:
- a CDS encoding DUF6485 family protein, which produces MTDRNENCPCTYPGCPRHGNCKECIAYHRRMGEFTACAFSPEAEKTWDRSFKKLAEDRKK; this is translated from the coding sequence GTGACCGATAGAAATGAGAATTGCCCCTGTACCTATCCGGGATGCCCCCGGCATGGAAACTGCAAAGAGTGTATTGCATATCACAGAAGAATGGGGGAATTCACTGCGTGCGCGTTCTCGCCAGAGGCTGAGAAAACATGGGACAGATCGTTTAAAAAACTTGCAGAAGATAGAAAGAAATAG
- a CDS encoding HAD family hydrolase: protein MIEAVIFDLDGTLLDTLEDICDVVNSVLNSNGIPDKPIDEIRLAVGKGVEELVRKLIPSGIATDESVMKISDQIRETYLERGSVKTRPYPGIRELLQSLQVEHVPMAVLTNKPQNSAEKAVDLYFSDIPFISINGVEPGCLMKPSPDVVIPIIDKFGTLSGNTLMVGDSDVDMETAVNSGMIAIGVSWGFRDVSLLLEHGAEYIVESPGEIVEIVKRYRS from the coding sequence ATGATAGAAGCCGTTATTTTTGATCTGGATGGAACACTTCTCGATACTCTTGAAGATATTTGTGATGTGGTGAACAGCGTACTGAATTCCAACGGAATACCCGACAAACCTATTGATGAAATAAGGCTTGCAGTAGGCAAGGGAGTTGAGGAGCTGGTGCGAAAGCTTATCCCATCAGGTATCGCAACAGATGAAAGCGTTATGAAAATATCTGATCAGATCAGGGAAACTTATCTCGAACGGGGTTCTGTAAAAACCCGTCCCTATCCTGGGATAAGAGAGCTACTGCAAAGTCTTCAGGTTGAGCATGTACCGATGGCCGTGCTTACTAACAAACCCCAGAATTCAGCCGAAAAGGCTGTGGATTTGTATTTCAGCGATATACCTTTTATCTCGATCAATGGAGTTGAACCCGGCTGCTTAATGAAGCCTTCGCCGGATGTTGTTATACCGATTATCGATAAGTTCGGAACTCTTTCCGGGAATACATTGATGGTTGGTGACAGCGATGTTGATATGGAGACAGCTGTGAATTCTGGAATGATTGCTATTGGTGTATCATGGGGATTCAGGGATGTATCTCTTCTGCTGGAACACGGTGCTGAATACATAGTTGAGAGCCCCGGAGAGATCGTGGAAATCGTAAAAAGGTACCGTAGCTAA